The region TTTTCACTGCATCAGGCACATCTGAAAGTTGTAGCAGTCAGCCAACTTCAGATCAAGGAAGAACAATGTCATGTTACATTAAGCCCATCAGAGAACATCTGAAGCATAAAATCGTTCCTTGCCACTCAGAGTGAGTGAGATGTATGTTGTTGTCTCCTGTCAGAATACTTCTGTTATTTGATATAACCAGATTCAGGACAAGATACATTTAACCTGTTTAATTTTGTCTAAATCTATTAAAACAGATAATTAGATGGAAGGAGATCAGGAGAGGAGGACGCTGCTGGTTAAACTGTCCCTAAGGAGACTGGGTGCCAGGGGAGCTCAAGGACGTCGTAGTTAATGGGGCAAACAGACGACATAGAACAAAGGAAACGGGGCGGATGTTAAACGACTAGATGACTGACAGGCAAGAAACACGACAGGTTGGAAAGTTTCCATTTGTCGTATAAATAGGAAATGTTAATGCCAGTGAATAAAATAGCTGTAGCCATAACTGTTAAGGAAAAGAACCCCACAGTGGGATGTTTAATGGCATCACTCTGAAAGCTTTTGCTCTCAGTGATAATTGCCCTCATCCTGtcgcttttcttttcctgttgtttAGTTTCTgattcaacaaaaacactgtcTGGGAATGCTTTTAATGTCATCCAGCAGACTATCACATGTTGGCGAAATGCGGAGGCAAGTTTCTCCCACACTGATTATGTTACgtgactttttccttttttcttctggAGCTGTTGTTGCACGTCTTGTTAgccctgctgcagctgccaacCTGGATCACAGGCCTGGACAAGATGTCAGCACTCACCCGTCAAGTGAGAAAATCAATATGACGCCTCTGCCCCACTTCCTTGGGATTTGACCCGGCATCACTCCGGAGAGCAGCTGCTGCCAGCTGTGTGGCTCCTaccttcttttctcttcagaCACTGATCTTtgtattctgtgtgtttgtgagctcAAGTAAAAGCTGCCTGTTGAGTTCATGTCTAGAAATGTTTAACTGCCAGTATGTGCAGGTGTGTATCCTGGTGACCCATTCAGTCAGGATCTCTGCACTTCATGAAGAAATGTGGGTGAGACAACACAAATGTAGACACAGAGGGCATTTATGCAAGAATATGTCATTATTGAGGTTGGTTTTAAGCAttaggttgattttttttaagggattactgtattattattaatattgagGAAGGCACTTGTTTAAGGCATCATTcttatttttgtcatatttaacaTTCATCCTTTAATCCACATGTGTCAGACTCATGGCCTGGGGGTCagatgtggcccgccacataaTTTTATGTTCCCCGCGAGACGATAAAAAGTCAACtaaagtgtctaaaaataaataggtcaaaagtttgctttgaccaaaaactacatttttcgcaatacagtaattcagtcgttttttttaaaaatactgaataaatcaccgaagggaaattaatcccagagagaggggatatatggggcggatgtgggaccaatggatgcttcgaaaccctcaatcaaggctaacaaagaaacagctgttagcccagtgttccaacatccgtaaccgaaaactactgtcacaactagagattgATTAAAtaccacaatccgagattgggtaccaagccctgagagacatagacagcctcaatacaagagctgctgacctgagaaggaagattgtgacccaaatggaaacctggagcctccgacaaataccgaagctaagttgtcaagtaccttcagaagatctgctagaagatgcgaatgctgcaataagaaccatccccacagggaacataactgagaccaacaagctgatccacagtacagcaactgTAATCCTCgaaatgctgggatataagatcaacacagggcataacaaacaataccctccatggaagagacggttagaggccaagataaaggcaacatggagagaagtcagccagctagccgagctacagaaggggaacatggtgaataaaggggtacccaggaaatacagcaagctctccatacctgaagcactcgaaactgccaaacagagactaacagctctggctacccgactggagacatacaccaaggagatagaggccaggagaataaacaagaccttctacactcaaccagcaaaggtgtactctcagtggcagggaaatagcatccggccagacccaccaagagctgaggtggagaaatactggaagggcatatgggaaagagaagcatcacacaacaccgattcccagtggctagtggacatgaggactgaccacagctgcctcccagaacaagaaccagtaaccatctcaatggcagacatccaaaaaagagtgtcaaatacgaagagttggtcagcacggggcccggatatgatccatacatactggctaaagaagctgacagcactccacgagcgtctagcagcacagatgaaccagctgctaagggataggacgcacccagaatggttgactgaaggcaggacagtcctgatcgtgaaagacccacagaaggaatctacccaatccaactaccggccaataagctgtctcagtacaacatggaagctcctgtcaggcatcatggcggctaagatgagtaggcacatagatcaatatatgagcggggcacagaaaggagttggtcgtaacaccaggggagccaagcaccagctactggtggacagagcagtacacagagactgtaagaataggcagaccaacttgtgcaccgcctggattgactaccagaaagcctatgactcaatgccacacacgtggatactggaatgtctggaactgtataagatcaacaggacactaagagccttcatcaagaactcaatggggaagtggaagacaaccctggagactagctccaagccaattgcccaagttaacatcaagtgcagcatttaccaaggggatgcactatcaccactgctgttctgcataggcctgaaccccctcagtcacatcatcacaaagagtggctatggataccgattccgaagtgggacaacaatcagccatctctcctctacatggatgacatcaagctgtatgtcaggaatgagcgagacattgactcactgatccacaccatcAGGATCTGCAGCgatgacatagggatgtcattcggattagacaaatgtggccggatggtatcaagaagaggcaagatgatcagaactgaaggggtcaacctaccagggggcaggatagaagacatcaaggacagctacaaataccttggaatcccacaggctaatggcaaccatcaggaggctgcaaggaagtcatccacagccaaatacctccagagagtaaggcaagtcctgagaagtcagctgaatggtaagaacaaggtccgagccatcagcatgtatgcactgccagtcatcagataccccgctgggatcataagctgaccaaaggaggagatagaagccacagacatcaagacgagaaagctcctcaccatgcatggagggtttcaccccaagtccagcatcctgaggctgtacactaagcggaaagagggaggccgaggactagtgagcatcagggccactgtccaggatgagacatcaaaaatccaagagtacatcaggaagatgcccccaacagatgaactgctcagtgaatgccttagacagcagaaacctgaacaggaagaggaggaggaggagacaacatggagggacaagcccctacacagcatgtaccaccgtcagatagaggaagtggctgatatcaagaagacctaccaatggctgaataaagctggactgacagacagcacagaggcactaatcatggcagcacaagaacaggccctaagtacaagggcaatagaggccaatatctaccacagtagatccgacccaaggtgcaggttatgtaaagaagccccagagtcagtgtatgtgtgttcaggCACaagccctgaacacacacacacacacacacacacacacacacacacacacacacacacacacacacacacacacacacacacacacacacacacacacacacatggggcctgtatgcatgcagagggaggtagagtagcgggcagctccttcgtggtgcgcccaaatgagcaacttgtaaggggggtggcgccttgctcaaggccACCGCCACCCACttacaaaaacgttttgaaaaaagttaatgtcctaacttgtgttagATGTGATTTTTCTATATTGACTTGGAcaatttgatccttgattgatggagttatgtctgttttataacctgacaaattaaaagaattttaattttaatataacagagcaaacagcaaacacattttgtccgtgcaactgtaatgtgtgctacttgaataagtaataaagtcAGCGTTACTTAacgttaaggagtagttacatttattttacattacatttagttacatttattagttacatctggccgtCTGATGTATCTCATAcattatactgatgtggcccttggtgcaaatgagtttgacacccctgctttcATCTATAAATTTACTGTATGGATTGATTAATTATCTTGCAGGCATCTACTCTGCTTACAGTTGTAGAATGTTACCTTGACATGAATAATCCATTATGCACCATTTTTCAACTCTGctttttaaagaattttaattttttcattaataataTTAGTTTGTCAGAAAATTAACAGATCGATTATTTTTTACATTGCAAGTTTTTAGGTGCATGTGTCTTTTGGatgttttcagtattttaatgTGCAATGATCTAATGCATGCAGCTTCAGCTGTACCAGTCAAAAAGACTTCTTATACCACTGACAGGGAAGAGTAAAGCATAACTGAAACAAAAAGCCAAAGTGTTTAACATGACAGATGGCCTTCAGCCAGCAAACTTAAAGATTGTAAGCTGATGATTACCATACTCTAGAGTCAGTAAATTAATCAGACACATCCTGCAATGCAAATACATGAGTCACATCTTCTTTTCTTCAGGAGGCATCCAACAGACCACATCAACCAGAGATGAATTTTCCAGAGTGGCTCCTCTGATTACCTGAGTTGTGAGCTGGCTGGGTGTGAAGGGGGCATCCTGAGCGATGAGCACTACACTGGGAAGCTGCAGCCTCAGCAGAGCCCGGCGACAGAGAGTATCCATCATCCAGGGTAGTGCTGGAACAGTGGCACCACTGAGCTACATATGCAAAAGAATACAGTACAGCATCCACACAACTGCAACAGGCACACCCAGCATGCAAGGTGGTTTATTAGGAAACCCCCAAACCAAGGTTGCAGTAATCAATAGTGCTGTGTGGGAGCAGACGGGTCTAAATTAATGCAACAAGGCGTGCTGCTCTACATCCCACCATCTGTTCTGAGCTGTCCAACTGCTGCCAATGAGGATGAACAGCCGCCAGAGTGTGATCACACCCTCGCATCAGTACCGTGCACCCACAGACATTTCACATGCATTGCAAACGAACCACATGTCCTAAATGAAGCATAGACGCTCCACAGAGACCCAGTACCAGCatctgacagatttttttgctCTCTAAAGAACTCAATGAGGTTAAACGCTATAACAGGGAGATGGAAAATCAGATATTTAATTAAGATGGTGACATCTGACGGAGGGGAACTGGACAGAAATTAGGGAGGTAAAATGCTGCAATTGATGTGGAGAGAAAAATCTCACATAAacctattttaaaacaaatcacaGGTAAATGGTCGATAAACTCAGTATTAACACCCAATAAATCTGCAGAAGAATAATTAGCGATGATGTCCAACTATTTGTCCTTGCTATGAATCTGAAGGACTCAAAATGTAGTAGCAGTAATTcggctgaggtgtgtgtgcagaggtgACCTCTATCCTCACCAGCTGAGTGCAGCTCTGACATATCAGAGATCACGAGTGAGATTTGGTTAAATGGTTAGCCATATGGCTCTGCTGTGCAGGGAAACAACACACTGAACATGTAACCATGGCCTCTAATGGTCCAGAACTCTGAAGGTCAGAGGGTATGACAAATGGATGCTGTGAGATGACTGTTTAATGAAATGCAGTGTTagcttcaagaaaaaaagatgaaccaAAGGTGAAGATaaatctaactctaacccaactTTTAAACTAATGTGATCTGGGTAAGATAATCTTTGTGCTCCTGTGAACCCCTCAGACCTGAAACACACCCTGATTTAAACTCCACTCAAAGCAAATCCGTGATCTGGCCAATCCCAGTTTCTGATTGTGTGAAAAACACAagtcatctttatttttcataataaataTAGACATTCTTACAAGTTTGACAACTGCATTGGAAAATGATCACACAAAAAAGAGGATctaggacactgattggctgtaaCACCACAATCCACTGAGATGGCAATGATTCAGACAGGAGAGGGAACACGTGGTACTTCATGTAGGCAGACACGTTTGAGACTGTTGTTGAGAATCAACTTAATGTTGTGGGGCTCAGTTACTAAccaaatattcatattttctctgATTTGTGATTAAAGAGCTGACCCCTGAAGGAAATGACTTAACATATCCCTTAAACGCTCTTGGCTTCATTTGATCAGAGCTGTTGGTGATttactgccccctagtggcagtcagaggaaaaaaacagacataaatgtAAGGCTTTCAAAGAAAACCATGGATTGCagcaacataaaacaaaacaaatgcatgatttttttttttttttacacgaaGCACCAAGCGTTTGGAAACACTAGTCTAATCCACAGTGTCTCTCTGCTGAAGTGAACCTGCTGTCCAGTGGGCTGTTCTCTCATCTCGACGTGTCTTGctcttccctctctcttcccAGTGAGGTCCGGGCGTGTTCAGGCACAGGATGTTCTGTCCAAGACAGTGAATAGTCTGAACGTACAAAAGAGTCTTACAGGATCTGTTCAGTGCTCGAGGCAGAGATGTCGAGTAGTCTCCAGGCAGCATACGGGTTGAGCTCCTCCTGGTCTCGACACAGAGCCCACACATACATCATCCTGAGTACTTTTTCCtggtgaggacagaaacagACGGGAACATACGGTCTTAGCTGTTTGATTAGTCTTAAGAGTTTTAGGACTGTGAGACAGACAGGCCCTTTAAATTTTAGTGAGCACTTtactcactggctgccaatgaCATCTATAACGTTTATCAACAGGCAGGGCTGGGGGACAGTGTGGGGGACCTTGTCATTAAAAAATCAGGCTTCTCACAATGGAATTTaacgtcatgacgactgatccagttacagaacatAAAATAGcaaatcagaggaagatggaaaaGTTGCGTCAGCTAgcgatgcaacaaagtttgcttATGTCAGCACGCAGCCGCGATCGGATACGGTGTTCGTCTAAACAAAGGATTTGATCAATTTATACAAAACCAATGAGTTAAAGTGTATATCTGTCTATTTGTCCATATGAGACCAGAACGAGGAATCCAATGTCACAACTAACAACATTTTCCTAATTTAAATGTAGCCCAGGCAATATAGCAGTCAAAGTGCAGGGGAACATGTCTAAATAACAAATGCATTAAATACGAAAAACTAATAATGAAAATTCATTAGGAATCCAGACAGTTAGATGCATCTGATAAAATACAACACCCCCATCAAATCAACTGTTTTCTTAGTGGTTCTGTTTGCGGGGGTGTAACTGACCGGGTCTCCCTCCACCACCTCTCCTTTGGTGTTTCGGATCACCATGACTAACTGGGCCTGGAAGGTGATGATCAGCACTGGACCCTGGTCCATCATCTTCCCAATGGCAAGCTGGAGAAGAAAAAGCATTCACTGTTTACTTCAactgaaaagacaaacaggatTTTTAGGCAGTATTTAACAGAGTATTGTCACAGCTAAAGAGATCATTACAAACACATAGGTTGGGCTGTTGAGATTGAAACAACAGATTTCCAGTTAAACGTAAAATAAATCTAAGGAGGttttacaataaacaaaaatgagacACCTGCCCTGACTCTTTTGAGAAGTTTGTCTGACTTCACTGCAAAACTTAATACGGCATATTTGTCTTACAATTTTTGAAGGTCACCGCAAACAATGAgacggggaaaaaaaacaaacagctgtcagcattgttggttttctcaTGCAGGAAAAAAGAAGCCGCAAAATCGGCAAAAGCAGGATAGATGGTAAAATCTATTAATCCGTAGGTTTTGGTCCAATTAAAATCGTAACATGAACATCCCCACCTGTTTTGTTGGAAAGAAGTtgctttataaaaatatttcaaccacGTATGATTGTTTTGCTGACTCACTATTGTGACCCTGAACATTGACTTAAGGGGTTTTTAATGGCCAGCAACAATTATACCCACTACACATAGTGACTTACTAGGGTTCAGCCAAACCTTAGAGTTGTGAAATGCCGATAGTTAAGGCCTCTTTATTTACTCATGCAGTGCACTTACATCAATATTGTCGATGTCCAGGACCTTTGAGTGGAACTGAAGTCCCATGGCCTTAGCTTGTTGAATTGGATGTGCCAACTGGCTGTATGtctaaagaaaaacaagatattATTTGTATGGTGCGTCTGAGCACCTGTAGTGTACTTAGTCAGCCAGTCTACCAAAAGTCATACCGCTTCATAACACCAGTCTTTCAAAATTTCCAGCTCCCCTCTGACCATCGCCTGCAGGGAGCAGAAACAAAACACCAACATAAGAAAAGTGGATCGAGACTTAAACTCACTGATCAAACtatgttaaatatttatacaaAAATTGCAGACGTTTCTTTTAACCTTTACAATAAAGTCTTGATTCTAATCTGTGTGCATCTATTGGAAATCAATGCCGTCGGGACGAAACACACGCTACTGTTTGCCCTCTCATACCTCAAGTACATTGGGGATGATGTCTCGTTCACACAGCTTAAGGAAAGAATCTTTGTCAAACGATGGGTCCGCCTTCAGAATCTCCGTGAGCACCTCAGACATCTCCGTCTTAGAAAACAGCCCACCTAAGCACACACAATGCATACGGATGAAGAACGATATGCAACATTGGCAAGTTTCTGAGCGTTACCATAATGCATTACATCTACTACCAACAGCCACTCCCTGAAGCAGCAGCGTTTGCTTATGTGTTGAGTTATCCTGAAGTAAATATGCTGAAACTGCAAAATCTGCACCGTTGACTCTACTGTGCCTTTCGTGTCTAACTtgatttaatatcagaaaataaATCTACTCTGTTAAAACATATGGTCTCATTTAACAATACTGTTCTGGATTGAAAATGCCTTTACGAAATAAATTACCAACCCAAAGATACTTACAAGTGCTAGAACAAACTGCACATAAACACCTACAGATACCCTGAGTGGGCTGAACCTTTATATCTGTTAAAGGCGGATGAAGATCACCATGCGTGATCCAACCCTCACCTATGAGGTCAGTCATCTTGTCCGTGACGGCACGAGATGCTCTGATAATGGCGTTGTCGCTCTCAtcgtatttcattttcatctcgAAAAATCCTGcaatacacacaaagacacacacacacatacacaaaaaaatatctcTCTGATCAAAATGTCTAGTATAGAATATTTATGGAATTCAAAGGCTGAAGCTGTTCTATGTTTACAGCTGGAAACTAACCAGTGCATTAACTACAAACAGATAAAGACAACATTCACCATGTGATGCCacaaaaaaactggaaaaatgtgtgtgagcaCAAATAATGGGCGTAGCTGGAGCTGTGTGACTTACATCAGCCAAAAAAGATCTTGCCTACAGCTGAACAGTGGTGCGCTGGTTCATTGCCCAACCCTAATATTTAGGGTGGAGTAAAAAGTGCTGATGCAGCATAATGCCTATGGAAATCAACAGCAGCAAATCGGCTGACTTTGTCCCAAGTCTGAACCGTGACTCACATCATTTGTTTCACCTGTCTGGAACATTGTTGGTCATCATCGTAGCTTCTATTACTAATGCACATACATCAACACACTGTTGTTAATTTATAAACCACCTTTTTTCCCCCCGCTCGCCTCCTAAAGCCACGGCAGCATGTTTTATTAACTGGACACTTCCAGCAAATCCTTATTTGGGGGATCTAATAAGCGTGAAGGTTAGAGGTACTTTAGAGGAGATCCAGGGACAAATATATCTTACATCTGCAGTCGGATGACTTTGCCGCACATTAATTTATCTCACAAGAGCTCAGTATCAAcacaacatgcaggacaaataTAATGATGTGGATTAACACAAATTCATGGGAACTATCCAGCCAAATGTTCTTTAACCTGATCATTACTCAGCAATTGATGAGGGTTAAAAGTGATcatataaacataaaacacGAGTTAACAACCTAGAATACACAAGTAGAGTTAGGGTAGTCTTTACTGTTGAAGACGGCGTTCTTGTCCTTGAAGTCCTTCCACTGCTGGTACCACTTTGAGTCTTTGTGGAGCACCACGCCCATGGCCTCCCTGACGAACACAAAGCAAATGTTCAAACAGCTGATCCAGATAAACTGGCGTCCACCGCTCCTCTGTTAGAGTTTAACGTCCCACAGAGGTTTACAAAAGGGAGTGGGTTTGACTTAGAGACACCGTATATGTACATCAAAATACTACACACTATTACAATACAACAGTTGCTCccactgcaaaaacaaacaaacaatggacATCATTTTGTCTTTGGAATCAGCAGTTCAGATAACTTGAGTAAATCCTTGTTATTGGCGCAGGTATTAAGGTCAGACCGATGATTAGACTGTCTGTACGATTGGAACAAGCTGTCTCTACCCCTGAGCGTGGTTCTCCTCTCAGAATGGCAGAGCACAGGACACACTCACGTACTCGTTGGCTTCGAACACCTTGCCGTCGTCTCCTTTTCCCTTCGAGGAGAAGTCGCTCCTCTTCCTGAGCTTGTCAGGGGGCCGATAAGGGCCCGTGTAACCCAGGTCACCAATCTCTTTCTTCACGCTCTCCACgccctgaaaaacacaaattggCGAGTCATTATCTTCCTTTACCCTCGACCGGTTTAACCATTCCATTCGATATGAATGGAATGACTAAAAGTTTCTCAAACAACAGACTGAGCGCTGGACAGTATCTGCAATTAAGTGAAATCATGTTTTGTGTACTTTCCTGTCATGAAAGGGATAAAAAGCTAACATCTCTTATTTTCAGTTAACCATTGTAAAACTACTTCAATACCAAATTTAAGATCAAGCTCAAATCTTACAATGAGAGCATttcaaatgttaacattttcaCTAAATACGAGCAAAAACAGAACGTTTGAGCACACTGACCTGTGATATTGCTCTGAATGCGCTGGTCTTCCCCAGAATCTCCCCGCTCTTTGAGACGCTCTCTGCCGAGGTCTTAGCCGTTTTGGCTGCTTCCTCCATTCCCTCTTTGATTTTCTTCCCAATTTCTGTACGACTGACCTCCTCTATGCCCtgtgcacagacacacgcacagacacacacacacgtaacctCTGTCATTCAATCCATGACACCACGATGATCCAACACAAGCATGACACACGATGATAAAGATCATATTTACCTCTTTAACCGTTTCAGAGATGTTTTCCAGCTTCTTCTTAAGAACCTCCGAGGTCTTTACAGTTTCAGACTCTATAGTTTTCTGGGAAATAGTCGGAGGTGTGACTTAGGATTATAAAACTTTGTTTATATTATCAGATAGAGAACTGTTGTGTGTGTAATCAATACTTACATATTTCCGTCTAGCTTGCTTCAATGCATCCGATTCCTCCAATTTTTTGGCTTCGTCCCGGAACTTctttatgttttctttcatttctttgttctTGTTTAGCTCCTGTTTTAAGTTATCCAGAAACTCCCCCAGGAACCCTTTTCTGCCACCACCTCTCTCCCCTGACAAATACCGTGCCTGTAGTAAAGGTGACCGGGGTATTTTGATGGAAAGAATGAGATAAACATAAGATTAATTGACTCATAATTTGTAGCAGTTTATAAACTTTATGTTAATGCATTTAATAACTCATTCAGCAGGACAAGACATCACCTAATGTTTTATGAAGGACAGTAAAGCAGGAGCACTAATACCAATGCAATCTAATGGATTATAAAGATGTCATACTCAAGCGTTCCTGCATATCAACAATATGTCATCATTTAGTAACCTCAAGTTTATTCATGACTTTAAATCTTGTTAGATGTCTGTAAACCCGAAAGAGATCGTGTTCAGTGGAGTAAATCAAATGAATTTGATTCAGATATGTGTATCCATTTATGTTAAAGTGTATATAATAATCTAATGTATTACTGCATGTACTATAACATTAGATACTGTTTCTAGGCTGCATGGGGTACCTGTAGAGCCCCCCCACGTGTCCTGAAGACATCCGGTCTGTTctgcaggaagcaggaagtaggGAATCCCACCAGGCCTCTTCTTCTCAGACAAACCTGCTGCCGGACAGTTCAAGTCACCCCACGTTAGACACAACTCTCCACACACTTCACTGCTCTACGTCAGCGCTGAATCACTTCACGACATTAAAATCCCGTCGTATGTAACTGAATTGTCCAGAGTAATAACTGGGATTACTATTTCAGTTTTGGGAAACAAACACGGTTGAAATTGTTCACTACCATGTAGTTAAATCTGACTAGCAACCAGTTCACTAATCCGACGTTTGACTACGATCATGTCGTAACGTGCGTGAGTTCAAACACCTGCTGGACACCTTCACATCACCGCTAGCTTAGCATGCTAGCGCTAGAGAGAGTGgagtaggactttattgatCTCTTAAGGAGGTCCCGTCAGGGTAATTAACTACCGCTACGTTAGCAGCCGTGCTAAGGAAGTAACTCCCCGTAATGCTGGCGGCCACTGGACGCTGACCAATCAAAATATTTAACGGTCAGTGTTTCGGTTAGTTTCCGAACTGATTTCTAACGGGTCTTGTGCTCACCTGGTAACACCGACACAAGGGGGCCGCCATCTTGAATGTGTTATTCATGACCTTCTTCCGGTGGTGACTTTCCACGTCCACGAGGGCGGTGTCACGTGACCTCGGGATTCCAAAAATGGAGCCCGCGCGCGCTTTCCTTCAATATGGCCGTGAAAGCAGATgataaaaacatgtataaagAGGACGCTCCAAACCTCTGACGTGTAGGAGAATGTCAGGAACACGTGAATAATCTGGTAACTTCGAGCtaaagaaatacagtaatctACACAAAGCATTTCAAATAGAAGTTTATTTATCAAAACATCTTAGAGAAAGGCAATGCCAGGTGATCcatgacaaaaattaaaacttGGGTctcataaaaagaaacaaacagaaaaagaatttCTTCAGAATAAGACAATGAAAACACTTTCACCACTGCAAGTTACTAACTAAAATAACATTCCCACAATTACAAATATCTAACAactcaaatgaaatgaatatATATGACTATGCTTTAAGACAATTCAGATAATAGGCTGTTTGGACATCAGAGACTAA is a window of Antennarius striatus isolate MH-2024 chromosome 7, ASM4005453v1, whole genome shotgun sequence DNA encoding:
- the timm44 gene encoding mitochondrial import inner membrane translocase subunit TIM44 isoform X1 encodes the protein MAAPLCRCYQQVCLRRRGLVGFPTSCFLQNRPDVFRTRGGALQARYLSGERGGGRKGFLGEFLDNLKQELNKNKEMKENIKKFRDEAKKLEESDALKQARRKYKTIESETVKTSEVLKKKLENISETVKEGIEEVSRTEIGKKIKEGMEEAAKTAKTSAESVSKSGEILGKTSAFRAISQGVESVKKEIGDLGYTGPYRPPDKLRKRSDFSSKGKGDDGKVFEANEEAMGVVLHKDSKWYQQWKDFKDKNAVFNRFFEMKMKYDESDNAIIRASRAVTDKMTDLIGGLFSKTEMSEVLTEILKADPSFDKDSFLKLCERDIIPNVLEAMVRGELEILKDWCYEATYSQLAHPIQQAKAMGLQFHSKVLDIDNIDLAIGKMMDQGPVLIITFQAQLVMVIRNTKGEVVEGDPEKVLRMMYVWALCRDQEELNPYAAWRLLDISASSTEQIL
- the timm44 gene encoding mitochondrial import inner membrane translocase subunit TIM44 isoform X2; translated protein: MAAPLCRCYQVCLRRRGLVGFPTSCFLQNRPDVFRTRGGALQARYLSGERGGGRKGFLGEFLDNLKQELNKNKEMKENIKKFRDEAKKLEESDALKQARRKYKTIESETVKTSEVLKKKLENISETVKEGIEEVSRTEIGKKIKEGMEEAAKTAKTSAESVSKSGEILGKTSAFRAISQGVESVKKEIGDLGYTGPYRPPDKLRKRSDFSSKGKGDDGKVFEANEEAMGVVLHKDSKWYQQWKDFKDKNAVFNRFFEMKMKYDESDNAIIRASRAVTDKMTDLIGGLFSKTEMSEVLTEILKADPSFDKDSFLKLCERDIIPNVLEAMVRGELEILKDWCYEATYSQLAHPIQQAKAMGLQFHSKVLDIDNIDLAIGKMMDQGPVLIITFQAQLVMVIRNTKGEVVEGDPEKVLRMMYVWALCRDQEELNPYAAWRLLDISASSTEQIL